One window of the Chryseotalea sp. WA131a genome contains the following:
- a CDS encoding cytochrome c oxidase subunit II, giving the protein MIFRIGNLVEVVKSKKEEPFSLTWNNINAYLFMAFMLFGLIGFFWYSIANFTDYDPPVASKHGLVTDGLFWTTMWITVAAFTVIFIIMFWFTFAYRYDKNRKAAFFADNHKLEIAWTVIPAIVLALLIFKGLRAWNDITGPASKDAMVIELVGQQWLWMARYPGTKDKELGKHNYKLIDASNEFGLDLTDKNSFDDFKSLALHIPVGKEVLLKIRAKDVLHSVFLPHFRVKMDAVPGMQTQFKFTATKTTQQMRDELNNPTFNYEMACTEICGRGHFSMKFPVVVDSEEEYAAWLATQESWLKQNPDYLKYVPAELKEAAMIKAGIPLDHVTVVQTAAN; this is encoded by the coding sequence ATGATTTTCAGAATTGGAAATTTGGTGGAAGTGGTTAAAAGCAAAAAAGAAGAACCATTTTCACTTACGTGGAATAATATCAATGCTTATTTGTTTATGGCGTTCATGCTCTTTGGTTTGATTGGGTTCTTTTGGTATTCAATTGCCAATTTTACTGACTACGATCCACCAGTAGCATCTAAACACGGGCTTGTTACCGATGGTCTTTTTTGGACTACTATGTGGATTACGGTGGCAGCTTTTACCGTTATCTTCATCATCATGTTCTGGTTTACGTTTGCTTATCGCTACGATAAAAATAGAAAGGCAGCGTTCTTTGCCGATAATCACAAATTAGAAATTGCGTGGACAGTTATTCCAGCTATTGTATTGGCATTGTTGATTTTTAAGGGTCTTCGTGCATGGAATGACATCACGGGCCCTGCTAGCAAAGATGCAATGGTGATTGAGCTGGTAGGTCAGCAATGGTTGTGGATGGCACGCTACCCTGGCACTAAAGATAAGGAGTTAGGTAAGCACAATTATAAACTGATTGATGCTTCCAATGAATTTGGTTTGGATCTAACCGACAAAAATTCATTTGATGATTTCAAATCATTGGCACTTCATATTCCGGTTGGCAAAGAAGTGTTGTTGAAGATTCGCGCTAAAGATGTTTTGCACTCAGTATTTCTACCACACTTCCGTGTGAAGATGGACGCTGTGCCTGGCATGCAAACACAGTTCAAGTTTACAGCTACCAAAACCACGCAACAAATGCGCGATGAGTTGAACAATCCAACCTTCAACTACGAAATGGCGTGTACCGAAATTTGTGGGAGAGGTCACTTCTCGATGAAATTTCCTGTAGTGGTAGATTCAGAAGAAGAATATGCTGCTTGGTTGGCCACACAAGAATCTTGGTTGAAACAAAACCCTGATTATTTGAAATATGTACCAGCTGAATTAAAAGAGGCGGCCATGATCAAAGCAGGCATTCCATTGGATCATGTTACGGTAGTTCAAACGGCAGCAAACTAA
- a CDS encoding cytochrome c, with product MRLLNFLLCLSVVAILASCKAKGNYQGLEYAPNMYHSVAYEPLSQITDLDEGTFTNALDNGRGEFYNSNQYNPYKMNLRTPPAHVVRRTASGWLPYRGGNDTTSLRMANKLASPYLNDSTPAILSQGKAAYEMYCQHCHGAKAGGDGKVAAGVTIDGVEHSVYPGVANLKGDAYKNITEGHIFHVITYGKGLMGAHGSQVSEEDRWKIARYVKQLQKN from the coding sequence ATGCGATTACTAAACTTTTTATTGTGCCTATCGGTGGTAGCCATCTTGGCCTCTTGCAAGGCGAAGGGAAATTACCAGGGATTAGAGTACGCACCCAATATGTATCATTCGGTGGCATACGAGCCACTTTCACAAATCACCGACTTAGATGAAGGTACATTTACCAATGCATTGGATAACGGTCGTGGTGAGTTTTATAACTCCAATCAGTACAATCCTTATAAAATGAACTTGAGAACCCCACCGGCTCATGTAGTAAGGCGAACGGCTTCAGGTTGGTTGCCCTATCGTGGAGGAAACGATACTACGAGTTTGCGCATGGCCAATAAGTTGGCTAGTCCGTATTTGAACGACAGTACACCTGCTATTTTATCACAGGGCAAAGCTGCTTATGAAATGTATTGCCAACACTGCCACGGTGCCAAAGCGGGTGGTGATGGAAAAGTTGCCGCAGGCGTAACTATTGATGGCGTAGAGCATAGCGTTTATCCGGGTGTGGCCAACCTAAAAGGAGATGCTTATAAGAATATTACTGAAGGCCACATTTTCCATGTGATTACTTATGGAAAAGGATTGATGGGAGCGCACGGATCGCAAGTAAGCGAAGAAGATCGTTGGAAGATTGCCCGGTACGTAAAACAACTTCAAAAGAATTAA
- a CDS encoding quinol:cytochrome C oxidoreductase: protein MIADEKYIFKAATQRKLFILIGVGLLVFVLGVILAMNSGGHHEEEHATAEIAKSLVASADQHPTEHATKEAGEHHAETPVWLQRVYSSLWHNNIFFAGLGIIGLFFIAIQYAAQAGWSAPIKRVPLAMGSWIPFAGILMLVLWFVVKGHVFHWSHPDVYVKGGEHYDKILDQKSAYFFGPFGKSFPIFYILRMVLFFGLWYWFFTWIKKEMLAEDIDGSEKHWFTARKISAYFLVVFAVSSSVAAWDWVMSIDPHWFSTMFGWYVFASWWVTGLATITLIVANLKGAGYMKMVTSNHLHDLGKFVFAFSIFWTYIWFCQFMLIYYSNLPEETIYFIQRMRTSPYGWIFYANIFLNFILPFLLLMTRDAKRQMSMLKVVCPIVITGHWFDFYNMITPGSMKENGGVGFIEIGLALVFMGMFLYVVLNALSKMQLVAKHHPFMQESLNHHI, encoded by the coding sequence ATGATAGCGGACGAAAAATATATTTTCAAAGCAGCCACACAACGCAAACTTTTCATCTTGATTGGAGTTGGGTTGTTGGTATTTGTGTTGGGTGTCATTTTGGCCATGAACTCCGGTGGACACCATGAAGAAGAGCATGCCACTGCCGAAATTGCTAAATCATTGGTAGCAAGTGCCGATCAGCATCCAACGGAGCACGCTACAAAAGAGGCGGGTGAGCACCATGCAGAAACTCCTGTTTGGTTACAACGCGTTTATTCTTCACTCTGGCACAACAATATTTTCTTCGCTGGTCTTGGCATCATCGGTTTGTTTTTTATTGCCATTCAATATGCTGCACAAGCAGGCTGGTCAGCACCCATTAAGCGCGTGCCATTGGCCATGGGATCTTGGATTCCTTTCGCAGGTATATTGATGTTGGTATTGTGGTTTGTGGTGAAAGGGCATGTGTTTCATTGGTCGCACCCAGATGTATATGTAAAGGGCGGTGAGCATTATGATAAAATATTAGATCAAAAATCAGCTTACTTCTTTGGCCCATTCGGCAAAAGCTTTCCAATATTCTACATCTTAAGAATGGTATTGTTCTTTGGTTTGTGGTATTGGTTCTTTACTTGGATCAAAAAAGAAATGTTGGCTGAAGACATTGACGGTTCTGAAAAGCATTGGTTTACTGCCCGCAAAATATCAGCCTACTTCTTAGTGGTTTTTGCGGTGAGTTCATCCGTTGCCGCTTGGGACTGGGTGATGAGCATTGACCCGCACTGGTTTAGCACCATGTTTGGTTGGTATGTGTTCGCCAGTTGGTGGGTAACTGGTTTGGCAACCATTACGTTGATTGTGGCCAACTTGAAAGGAGCGGGCTACATGAAAATGGTTACATCGAACCACTTGCATGATCTTGGTAAGTTTGTATTCGCTTTCAGTATTTTCTGGACATACATTTGGTTCTGCCAGTTTATGTTGATTTACTATTCTAACCTGCCAGAAGAAACGATTTACTTTATTCAACGCATGCGCACTTCGCCCTACGGTTGGATATTTTACGCAAATATTTTCTTAAACTTTATCCTTCCCTTCTTGTTATTAATGACGAGAGATGCAAAGCGTCAAATGTCAATGTTGAAGGTTGTGTGCCCGATTGTAATCACAGGTCATTGGTTCGATTTCTATAATATGATTACTCCTGGCTCGATGAAGGAGAATGGAGGAGTAGGTTTTATTGAAATTGGTTTGGCACTCGTCTTCATGGGAATGTTCTTGTACGTTGTTTTAAATGCGCTTTCAAAAATGCAATTGGTGGCCAAGCACCATCCGTTCATGCAAGAAAGCTTGAATCATCATATTTAA